In the genome of Streptomyces globosus, one region contains:
- the rdgB gene encoding RdgB/HAM1 family non-canonical purine NTP pyrophosphatase, whose product MTSTPPRLILATRNQGKVSELRAILSDAGLPYELVGADAYPDVPDVKETGVTFAENALLKAHALALATGLPAIADDSGLCVDVLGGAPGIFSARWAGRHGDDKANLDLLLAQLADIADGHRAAHFACAAALALPDGTEAVVEGRLTGTLRHAPAGSGGFGYDPILQPLGETRTCAEMTAAEKNAISHRGQAFRALIPAIRDLLG is encoded by the coding sequence ATGACCTCGACGCCCCCGCGCCTCATCCTGGCCACCCGCAACCAGGGCAAAGTCTCCGAACTGCGCGCCATCCTGTCCGACGCCGGCCTGCCCTACGAGCTGGTCGGCGCGGACGCGTACCCCGACGTCCCCGACGTCAAGGAGACCGGCGTCACCTTCGCCGAGAACGCCCTCCTCAAGGCGCACGCCCTGGCCCTCGCCACCGGCCTGCCCGCCATCGCCGACGACTCCGGCCTCTGCGTCGACGTCCTCGGCGGCGCCCCCGGCATCTTCTCCGCCCGCTGGGCCGGCCGCCACGGCGACGACAAGGCCAACCTCGACCTGCTCCTCGCCCAGCTCGCCGACATCGCCGACGGGCACCGCGCCGCCCACTTCGCCTGCGCGGCCGCCCTCGCCCTGCCCGACGGCACCGAAGCCGTCGTCGAGGGCCGCCTCACCGGCACCCTCCGCCACGCCCCGGCCGGCAGCGGCGGCTTCGGCTACGACCCGATCCTCCAGCCGCTCGGCGAGACCCGCACCTGCGCGGAGATGACCGCGGCCGAGAAGAACGCGATCTCCCACCGCGGCCAGGCCTTCCGCGCCCTGATCCCGGCGATCCGCGACCTGCTGGGCTGA
- the rph gene encoding ribonuclease PH has translation MSRIDGRTPEQLRPVTIERGWSKHAEGSVLISFGDTKVFCTASFTEGVPRWRKGSGEGWVTSEYSMLPRSTNTRGDRESVRGKIGGRTHEISRLIGRSLRAVIDYKALGENTVVLDCDVLQADGGTRTAAITGAYVALADAVAWGQSKKLIKPGRKPLTGTVAAVSVGIVDGVPLLDLCYEEDVRAETDMNVVCTGDGRFVEVQGTAEGEPFDRKELNALLDLAAGGCADLEAIQRTALGL, from the coding sequence ATGTCTCGCATCGACGGCCGTACGCCCGAACAGCTCCGCCCCGTCACCATCGAACGCGGATGGAGCAAGCACGCCGAGGGCTCCGTCCTCATCTCCTTCGGAGACACCAAGGTCTTCTGCACCGCCTCCTTCACCGAAGGCGTCCCCCGCTGGCGCAAGGGCAGCGGCGAAGGCTGGGTCACCTCCGAATACTCGATGCTGCCCCGCTCCACCAACACCCGCGGCGACCGCGAATCCGTCCGCGGCAAGATCGGCGGCCGCACCCACGAGATCTCCCGCCTCATCGGCCGCTCGCTGCGCGCCGTCATCGACTACAAGGCACTCGGCGAGAACACCGTCGTCCTCGACTGCGACGTCCTCCAGGCCGACGGCGGCACCCGCACCGCCGCCATCACCGGCGCCTACGTCGCCCTCGCCGACGCCGTCGCCTGGGGCCAGTCCAAGAAGCTCATCAAGCCCGGCCGCAAGCCCCTCACCGGCACCGTCGCCGCCGTCAGCGTCGGCATCGTCGACGGCGTCCCCCTCCTCGACCTCTGCTACGAGGAAGACGTCCGCGCGGAAACCGACATGAACGTCGTCTGCACCGGCGACGGCCGCTTCGTCGAAGTCCAGGGCACCGCCGAAGGCGAACCCTTCGACCGCAAGGAACTCAACGCCCTCCTCGACCTCGCCGCCGGCGGCTGCGCCGACCTCGAAGCCATCCAGCGCACCGCCCTCGGCCTCTGA
- a CDS encoding GroES family chaperonin, with the protein MLHDRVLVKSDKPEGERRSGGGILIPATAAVGKRLAWAEVVAVGQNVRSVEPGDRVLYDPEDRAEVEVRGATYVLMRERDLHAVAAERLEGAEDSTGLYL; encoded by the coding sequence ATGCTGCACGACCGCGTGCTCGTGAAGTCCGACAAGCCCGAGGGCGAGCGGCGCTCGGGCGGCGGCATCCTGATCCCGGCGACGGCGGCCGTGGGCAAGCGGCTGGCCTGGGCCGAGGTGGTCGCGGTCGGGCAGAACGTGCGCAGCGTTGAGCCGGGCGACCGGGTGCTGTACGACCCCGAGGACCGGGCCGAGGTCGAGGTGCGGGGTGCGACGTACGTGCTGATGCGCGAGCGTGATCTGCACGCCGTGGCCGCGGAGCGGCTGGAGGGGGCGGAGGACTCCACGGGTCTGTATCTCTGA
- a CDS encoding transglycosylase domain-containing protein — MSDPSPPPGWPPRDPDTPRHNPAAARHSAGTPPYAAAGGPDHRGRHKRTGWRRLVPGWRLALGTLLTLALLVGGALIAGYLLVDIPPANAAATAQSNVYLYSDGTQLARDGEVNRVNVTLSQIPRTVQEAVLAAEDRDFHSERAVDPKAMLRAAWNTLTGKGRQSGSTITQQYVKNYYLGQEQTIKRKAKEFFIAIKLGREKSKAYILEGYLNTSYFGRNAYGIQAAAQAYYGKDVGRLTTAEGAYLATLLNSPSTFDVVTHPRSRDRALARWNYVLDGMVKKQWLTEAERAATSFPEPGRIRPAAGLSGQRGYLVEAVKDHITERGILDENTLSAGGYRITTTIDRRRQADFTEAVTDRMLNRLDPAARPVDRFVRAGGVSIDPATGKVLAMYGGIDYTRQYVNNATRHDHQVASTFKPFVFAAAVENRSRTQDGRPITPNTVYNGDNKRRVTGTRVFYAPENEGRQSYGDITVTTATDLSVNTVYAQMVVDVGTDRVKRTAIALGIPENTPNFTAGPAMALGTLQASVLDMAQAYATLADHGRRTPHTFIEKITKGGDTLELPDRSPEQAISREAADTTTSMLLSVVDNGTGTAALAAGHPAAGKTGTAEEDRSAWFAAYTPTLVTVVAMMGQDPDTGTPQSLYGALGEARIGGGGYPARIWAQYTRSALEGTDPVDFDLDLQPGAAPSPPPPPLPETPPPSGEPTAPEPAGPTTPPGRPTGGPEEDGREQGDADQDGRTSGGNPGGTDGSAPDTGGGSGDTGPGGIGGLFRGATGGQGTARDTPGGTGPHSRPRPPSAYLE; from the coding sequence ATGAGCGACCCGTCACCCCCACCGGGCTGGCCCCCTCGCGACCCCGACACCCCCCGCCACAACCCCGCAGCCGCCCGCCACAGCGCCGGAACGCCCCCGTACGCCGCCGCCGGCGGCCCGGACCACAGGGGCCGGCACAAGCGGACCGGCTGGCGCCGCCTGGTCCCCGGCTGGCGCCTCGCCCTCGGCACCCTGCTCACGCTCGCGCTGCTCGTCGGCGGCGCCCTCATCGCCGGCTACCTCCTCGTCGACATCCCGCCCGCCAACGCCGCCGCGACCGCCCAGTCGAACGTCTACCTCTACTCCGACGGCACCCAACTCGCCCGCGACGGCGAGGTGAACCGCGTCAACGTCACGCTCTCGCAGATCCCCCGGACGGTGCAGGAGGCCGTACTCGCCGCCGAGGACCGGGACTTCCACTCCGAGCGGGCCGTCGACCCCAAGGCGATGCTCCGCGCCGCCTGGAACACCCTCACCGGCAAGGGCCGCCAGTCCGGCTCCACCATCACCCAGCAGTACGTCAAGAACTACTACCTGGGCCAGGAGCAGACCATCAAACGCAAGGCCAAGGAGTTCTTCATCGCGATCAAACTCGGCCGCGAGAAGTCCAAGGCCTACATCCTGGAGGGCTACCTCAACACCAGCTACTTCGGCCGCAACGCCTACGGCATCCAGGCCGCCGCCCAGGCCTACTACGGCAAGGACGTCGGCCGCCTCACCACCGCCGAGGGCGCCTACCTCGCCACCCTCCTCAACTCCCCCAGCACCTTCGACGTCGTCACCCACCCCCGCAGCCGCGACCGGGCCCTCGCCCGCTGGAACTACGTCCTCGACGGCATGGTCAAGAAGCAGTGGCTCACCGAGGCCGAGCGGGCGGCGACCTCCTTCCCCGAGCCGGGCCGGATCCGCCCCGCCGCCGGACTCTCCGGGCAGCGCGGCTACCTCGTCGAAGCCGTCAAGGACCACATCACCGAACGCGGCATCCTCGACGAGAACACCCTCTCCGCCGGCGGCTACCGCATCACCACCACCATCGACCGCCGCAGGCAGGCCGACTTCACCGAGGCCGTCACCGACCGCATGCTCAACCGGCTCGACCCCGCCGCCCGCCCCGTCGACCGCTTCGTCCGGGCCGGCGGCGTCTCCATCGACCCCGCCACCGGCAAGGTCCTCGCCATGTACGGCGGCATCGACTACACCCGCCAGTACGTCAACAACGCCACCCGCCACGACCACCAGGTCGCCTCGACGTTCAAACCGTTCGTGTTCGCCGCCGCCGTCGAGAACCGCTCCCGCACCCAGGACGGCCGGCCCATCACCCCCAACACCGTCTACAACGGCGACAACAAGCGCCGCGTCACCGGCACCCGCGTCTTCTACGCCCCCGAGAACGAGGGCCGGCAGTCGTACGGCGACATCACCGTCACCACCGCCACCGACCTCTCCGTCAACACCGTCTACGCACAGATGGTCGTCGACGTCGGCACCGACCGCGTGAAGCGGACCGCAATCGCCCTCGGCATCCCCGAGAACACGCCCAACTTCACCGCCGGCCCCGCCATGGCCCTCGGCACCCTCCAGGCCAGCGTCCTCGACATGGCCCAGGCGTACGCCACCCTCGCCGACCACGGCCGCCGCACCCCCCACACCTTCATCGAGAAGATCACCAAGGGCGGCGACACCCTGGAACTCCCCGACCGCAGCCCCGAGCAGGCCATCAGCCGCGAAGCCGCCGACACCACCACCTCGATGCTCCTCAGCGTCGTCGACAACGGCACCGGCACCGCCGCCCTCGCCGCCGGCCACCCCGCCGCGGGCAAGACCGGCACCGCCGAGGAGGACCGCTCCGCCTGGTTCGCCGCCTACACCCCGACCCTCGTCACCGTCGTCGCGATGATGGGCCAGGACCCCGACACCGGCACCCCGCAATCCCTGTACGGCGCCCTCGGCGAGGCCCGCATCGGCGGAGGCGGCTACCCCGCCCGGATCTGGGCCCAGTACACCAGGAGCGCGCTGGAGGGCACCGACCCCGTCGACTTCGACCTCGACCTCCAGCCCGGCGCGGCCCCCTCACCGCCGCCCCCGCCGCTGCCCGAGACGCCCCCGCCGTCCGGCGAGCCCACCGCCCCCGAGCCCGCCGGCCCCACCACCCCGCCCGGCCGGCCCACCGGCGGCCCCGAGGAGGACGGCCGCGAACAGGGCGACGCAGACCAGGACGGCCGGACCTCCGGCGGCAACCCCGGCGGCACCGACGGCAGCGCCCCCGACACCGGCGGCGGCAGCGGCGACACCGGCCCGGGCGGCATCGGCGGCCTGTTCCGCGGCGCCACCGGCGGCCAGGGCACCGCCCGGGACACACCCGGCGGCACCGGCCCCCACAGCAGGCCCCGCCCGCCCTCCGCATACCTGGAATGA
- a CDS encoding DUF1707 SHOCT-like domain-containing protein: protein MTDEGQHQGPQKPLPELRASDADRDRVVERLRDALAEGRLDMEEFEERLEAAYTSRTYAQLETLTRDLPAAGAAPAGAAAAGAAAAPAAGSWAGRIGGGVPAASATAVAVMSGFQRRGNWTVPGRFNAVAFWGGGELDLREAHFAEREVVINCIAIMGGIEITVPPGVDVDVRGIGIMGAFDQRHSTGPVAPGAPRVVVTGLAFWGGVDIKVKEPKRYPGLGGGPDLRKEL from the coding sequence ATGACTGACGAGGGGCAGCACCAGGGGCCGCAGAAGCCGTTGCCGGAACTCCGGGCGTCGGACGCCGACCGGGACCGCGTCGTGGAGCGTCTGCGCGACGCGCTCGCCGAGGGCCGGCTCGACATGGAGGAATTCGAGGAGCGGCTGGAGGCGGCGTACACGTCCCGTACGTACGCCCAGCTGGAGACCCTGACCCGGGACCTCCCCGCGGCCGGCGCCGCCCCCGCGGGCGCGGCTGCGGCCGGTGCGGCCGCCGCGCCGGCCGCCGGCTCGTGGGCGGGGCGCATCGGGGGCGGGGTGCCGGCGGCGTCGGCGACGGCGGTCGCGGTCATGTCGGGGTTCCAGCGCCGCGGGAACTGGACGGTGCCGGGCCGTTTCAACGCGGTGGCGTTCTGGGGCGGAGGGGAGCTGGACCTGCGCGAGGCGCACTTCGCGGAGCGCGAGGTCGTCATCAACTGCATCGCGATCATGGGGGGCATCGAGATCACCGTTCCGCCGGGCGTGGACGTCGACGTCCGGGGCATCGGCATCATGGGCGCCTTCGACCAGCGGCACAGCACGGGGCCGGTGGCGCCGGGCGCCCCGCGCGTGGTGGTCACCGGGCTGGCGTTCTGGGGCGGCGTCGACATCAAGGTGAAGGAGCCGAAGCGGTATCCGGGCCTCGGTGGCGGCCCCGACCTGCGCAAGGAGCTGTGA
- a CDS encoding ABC transporter permease, with translation MAEEVLVPAARRDAEPGRPGRRAFGGGAAGWWGRAGAGLRGYRLIVGMWVRSTMAYRASFALAVCGNAAITFLDFVAISIMFTHVDALGGFTLPETALLYGSASASLGLADLLLGSTDRVGARIRDGSLDTMLVRPVPVLAQVAADRFALRRVGRVVQGLAVLAWAAARLDVEWTAGKVLLLPVMVASGAAIFAAVLVAGAAFQFVAGDAAEVQNSFTYGGNTMLQYPPTVFAKELLRGVTFVVPLAFVNWLPALYVLGRPDPLGLPDWVAFASPAVAVALFVPASLAWRAGLRSYRSTGS, from the coding sequence GTGGCTGAGGAGGTGCTCGTACCGGCGGCGCGGCGGGATGCTGAGCCGGGCCGGCCGGGCCGGCGGGCGTTCGGTGGGGGCGCGGCCGGGTGGTGGGGCCGGGCCGGCGCGGGGCTGCGCGGGTACCGGCTGATCGTCGGGATGTGGGTCCGGTCGACGATGGCGTACCGGGCGTCGTTCGCGCTGGCGGTGTGCGGGAACGCGGCGATCACGTTCCTGGACTTCGTGGCGATCTCCATCATGTTCACGCACGTGGACGCGCTGGGCGGCTTCACCCTGCCCGAGACGGCCCTGCTGTACGGGTCGGCGTCGGCCTCCCTCGGGCTCGCCGACCTGCTGCTCGGCAGCACCGACCGGGTCGGCGCCCGGATCCGCGACGGTTCGCTCGACACCATGCTGGTGCGGCCCGTCCCCGTGCTCGCGCAGGTTGCGGCGGACCGGTTCGCGCTGCGCCGGGTGGGGCGGGTCGTGCAGGGGCTCGCCGTGCTGGCGTGGGCGGCGGCCCGGCTGGATGTGGAGTGGACGGCGGGAAAGGTGCTGCTGCTGCCGGTGATGGTGGCGTCGGGGGCGGCGATCTTCGCGGCGGTGCTGGTGGCCGGGGCGGCGTTCCAGTTCGTCGCGGGTGATGCGGCGGAGGTGCAGAACTCCTTCACCTACGGCGGGAACACGATGCTCCAGTACCCGCCGACAGTGTTCGCGAAGGAGCTGCTGCGGGGCGTGACGTTCGTCGTCCCGCTGGCCTTCGTCAACTGGCTGCCCGCGCTGTACGTGCTGGGGCGGCCCGATCCGCTGGGGCTGCCGGACTGGGTGGCGTTCGCGAGCCCGGCGGTGGCGGTGGCGCTGTTCGTCCCCGCGTCGCTGGCGTGGCGAGCGGGGCTTCGTTCGTACCGGAGCACGGGGAGCTGA
- a CDS encoding ABC transporter ATP-binding protein: protein MKAGVGVDTGVDAVVDGGPEVLIELDAVEKVFDVRRRAGLLRREKRQVRAVDGISFAVARGEFVGYVGPNGAGKSTTVKMLTGILTPSAGRLRVAGIDPARERMRLAHRIGVVFGQRTTLWWDLPLKDSYGLMRRLYRIPRARFAENLERCVERLDLGPLLDVPVRQLSLGQRMRGDIAAALLHDPEVLYLDEPTIGLDVVSKAKVREFLRQLNAERGTTVLLTTHDLQDIEQLCGRVMVIDHGRLVYDGTPGGLHAAGAAGESERMLVLHLERELPAVSVEGARVVKVEGPRQWLAFPAGASAAPLVAQVAARYPLSDLSVREPDIEDVIARMYAGRD, encoded by the coding sequence GTGAAGGCGGGCGTGGGCGTGGACACGGGTGTGGATGCGGTCGTGGACGGCGGGCCGGAGGTGCTGATCGAGTTGGACGCGGTGGAGAAGGTCTTCGACGTACGGCGCCGGGCCGGTCTGCTGCGCCGGGAGAAGCGGCAGGTCAGGGCCGTGGACGGGATCAGTTTCGCGGTGGCGCGGGGGGAGTTCGTCGGCTATGTCGGGCCCAACGGGGCGGGGAAGTCGACGACGGTGAAGATGCTGACGGGCATCCTCACCCCGAGCGCGGGCCGGCTGCGGGTCGCCGGGATCGACCCGGCGCGGGAGCGGATGCGGCTCGCGCACCGCATCGGGGTGGTCTTCGGGCAGCGCACCACGCTGTGGTGGGACCTGCCGCTGAAGGACAGCTACGGGCTGATGCGGCGGCTGTACCGCATCCCGCGGGCGCGGTTCGCGGAGAACCTGGAGCGCTGCGTGGAGCGGCTGGACCTCGGACCGCTGCTGGACGTGCCGGTGCGGCAGCTGTCGCTGGGGCAGCGGATGCGCGGGGACATCGCGGCGGCGCTGCTGCACGATCCCGAGGTGCTGTACCTGGACGAGCCGACGATCGGGCTGGACGTGGTCAGCAAGGCGAAGGTGCGGGAGTTCCTGCGGCAGTTGAACGCCGAGCGCGGTACGACGGTGCTGCTGACGACGCACGACCTGCAGGACATCGAGCAGCTGTGCGGGCGGGTCATGGTGATCGACCACGGGCGGCTCGTGTACGACGGGACGCCGGGCGGGCTGCATGCGGCCGGGGCTGCGGGGGAGAGCGAGCGGATGCTCGTACTGCACCTGGAGCGGGAGCTTCCGGCGGTGAGCGTGGAGGGGGCGCGGGTGGTGAAGGTGGAGGGTCCGCGGCAGTGGCTGGCGTTCCCGGCGGGGGCGTCGGCGGCGCCGCTGGTGGCGCAGGTGGCGGCCCGGTACCCGCTGTCGGACCTGTCGGTGCGCGAGCCGGACATCGAGGACGTGATCGCGCGGATGTACGCGGGACGCGACTGA
- a CDS encoding DUF445 domain-containing protein translates to MRDGGRPPRAPVPALGGFVFSEADEERRRGVRRMKATATGLLVLVAVVYVLATWAEHTGAGAWAGYVRAAAEAGMVGALADWFAVTALFRHPLGLPIPHTAIIPTKKDQLGASLGEFVGENFLSADVVRARLHALRIGSRLGAWLAEPAHADRVTAELATALRGALTVLRDSDVQAVVGEAITRRAETAEIAPGIGKTLERVVADGGHRRVVDLVCAKAHDWLVTHADSVMGAVQGGAPGWTPRFVDRKVGERVYKELLRFLTEMRDMPEHPARGAVDRFLCDFAADLQADTDTRLRVERLKSEILEREEVQDVIASAWTAIRAMILSAAEDEQSELRLRVRASLLSLGARLATDGRLQDKVEGWIEGAVVYVVTTYRAEITSLITDTVAGWDAEHTSRKIEAHIGRDLQFIRINGTVVGALAGLLIHTASRAFGA, encoded by the coding sequence GTGCGCGACGGCGGCCGGCCGCCCCGGGCCCCCGTCCCGGCCCTCGGCGGCTTCGTGTTCAGCGAGGCGGACGAGGAGCGCCGGCGCGGCGTACGGCGCATGAAGGCGACCGCGACCGGGCTGCTGGTCCTGGTCGCGGTGGTGTACGTACTGGCCACCTGGGCCGAGCACACCGGGGCCGGGGCGTGGGCTGGCTACGTGCGGGCGGCCGCCGAGGCGGGCATGGTCGGCGCGCTCGCGGACTGGTTCGCGGTGACGGCGCTGTTCCGGCACCCCCTCGGCCTGCCGATCCCGCACACCGCGATCATCCCGACGAAGAAGGACCAGCTGGGGGCGTCCCTCGGCGAGTTCGTCGGCGAGAACTTCCTCTCCGCGGACGTGGTGCGGGCCCGCCTGCACGCCCTGCGGATCGGCAGCCGGCTCGGGGCGTGGCTTGCGGAGCCTGCGCACGCCGACCGGGTCACCGCCGAGCTCGCGACGGCGCTGCGCGGGGCGCTGACGGTGCTGCGCGACTCCGACGTCCAGGCGGTGGTGGGCGAGGCGATCACCCGGCGGGCCGAGACGGCCGAGATCGCGCCGGGCATCGGCAAGACCCTGGAACGGGTCGTCGCGGACGGCGGGCACCGGCGGGTCGTCGACCTCGTCTGCGCCAAGGCGCACGACTGGCTCGTCACGCACGCGGACTCCGTCATGGGCGCCGTACAGGGCGGCGCGCCCGGCTGGACCCCCCGGTTCGTGGACCGTAAGGTCGGCGAGCGGGTCTACAAGGAGCTGCTCCGCTTCCTCACCGAGATGCGGGACATGCCGGAGCACCCGGCACGCGGGGCGGTGGACCGCTTCCTGTGCGACTTCGCGGCCGACCTCCAGGCGGACACGGACACGCGGCTGCGGGTGGAGCGCCTGAAGTCGGAGATCCTGGAGCGGGAGGAGGTCCAGGACGTGATCGCCTCCGCGTGGACGGCGATCCGCGCGATGATCCTCTCCGCCGCGGAGGACGAGCAGAGCGAGCTGCGGCTGCGCGTCCGCGCGTCCCTGCTGTCCCTGGGCGCGCGCCTGGCCACGGACGGGCGGCTCCAGGACAAGGTGGAGGGCTGGATCGAGGGCGCGGTCGTGTACGTGGTCACCACGTACCGGGCCGAGATCACGTCACTGATCACGGACACGGTGGCGGGCTGGGACGCGGAACACACGTCCCGCAAGATCGAGGCCCACATCGGCCGCGACCTCCAGTTCATCCGCATCAACGGCACGGTGGTGGGCGCCCTGGCGGGCCTCCTGATCCACACGGCGTCGCGGGCGTTCGGGGCCTGA
- the bcp gene encoding thioredoxin-dependent thiol peroxidase, producing the protein MSERLQPGDTAPAFTLPDADGKDVSLADRLGRKVIVYFYPAALTPGCTKQACDFTDNLELLAGAGYDVIGVSPDKPEKLAKFREKENLKVTLVGDPDKKVLEAYGAFGEKKLYGKTVTGVIRSTVVVDEEGKVERALYNVKATGHVAKIIKDLGI; encoded by the coding sequence ATGAGCGAGCGACTCCAGCCGGGCGACACCGCCCCCGCCTTCACCCTGCCCGACGCGGACGGCAAGGACGTCTCGCTCGCCGACCGCCTCGGCCGCAAGGTGATCGTGTACTTCTACCCGGCGGCGCTGACGCCGGGCTGCACCAAGCAGGCCTGCGACTTCACGGACAACCTGGAGCTGCTGGCCGGCGCCGGCTACGACGTGATCGGCGTGTCCCCGGACAAGCCGGAGAAGCTCGCGAAGTTCCGCGAGAAGGAGAACCTGAAGGTCACCCTCGTCGGCGACCCCGACAAGAAGGTGCTGGAGGCGTACGGCGCCTTCGGCGAGAAGAAGCTCTACGGCAAGACGGTGACGGGGGTGATCCGCTCGACGGTCGTCGTGGACGAGGAGGGCAAGGTCGAGCGCGCCCTGTACAACGTCAAGGCGACGGGCCACGTAGCCAAGATCATCAAGGACCTGGGCATCTGA
- a CDS encoding ABC transporter permease produces the protein MLLRTGRRAGLYGAVAAGGFRRYAAYGAATAAGVFTNTVFGFIVACTYMALWTERPGLGGYDLGQALAFVWVSQSMLAACALLGGGFQEEVQERIRTGDIAVDLYRPADLQLWWLAADLGRAAFQLVGRGAVPLVAGALVFPLALPADPQRWLLFLGSVLLGLVVSFALRWLLALSAFWLLDGSGVNLVAVVASVFFSGMLLPLTVFPGGFGELVRLLPWAAILQVPLDVLLGRHAGAAEVLRALGFQAVWALVLLGVGRLVQSAATRKVVVQGG, from the coding sequence GTGCTCCTGCGGACGGGGCGAAGAGCGGGGCTGTACGGGGCCGTTGCGGCGGGCGGCTTCCGGCGGTACGCGGCGTACGGTGCGGCGACGGCGGCGGGCGTGTTCACGAACACCGTCTTCGGGTTCATCGTCGCGTGTACGTACATGGCGCTGTGGACGGAGCGGCCGGGGCTCGGCGGATACGACCTGGGCCAGGCGCTGGCGTTCGTGTGGGTGAGCCAGTCGATGCTGGCCGCGTGCGCGCTGCTCGGCGGGGGCTTCCAGGAGGAGGTGCAGGAGCGGATCCGGACCGGGGACATCGCGGTCGACCTGTACCGGCCGGCGGACCTCCAGCTGTGGTGGCTGGCCGCCGACTTGGGTCGGGCGGCGTTCCAGCTGGTGGGCCGGGGGGCGGTGCCGCTGGTGGCGGGGGCGCTGGTCTTCCCGCTGGCGCTGCCGGCGGATCCGCAGCGGTGGCTGCTGTTCCTGGGGTCGGTGCTGCTGGGGCTGGTGGTGAGCTTCGCGCTGCGGTGGCTGCTGGCCCTTTCGGCGTTCTGGCTGCTGGACGGGTCGGGGGTCAACCTGGTGGCCGTGGTCGCCTCGGTCTTCTTCTCCGGGATGCTGCTGCCGCTGACGGTGTTCCCGGGCGGCTTCGGGGAGTTGGTGCGGCTGCTGCCGTGGGCGGCGATCCTCCAGGTGCCGTTGGACGTGCTGCTGGGGCGGCATGCGGGGGCCGCGGAGGTGCTGCGGGCGCTGGGCTTCCAGGCGGTGTGGGCGCTGGTGCTGCTGGGGGTGGGGCGGCTGGTGCAGTCGGCCGCGACGCGGAAGGTGGTGGTCCAGGGTGGCTGA
- a CDS encoding DMT family transporter, whose translation MAWVLLVVAGLLEVGWAVGMKFTDGFTRLWPSVFTGAGIVASMLLLSYAARSLPIGTAYGVWVGIGAAGAAVLGMAVLGEPVTASRIFFIVLLLVAVVGLKATSGH comes from the coding sequence ATGGCCTGGGTTCTGCTCGTTGTCGCCGGTCTGCTCGAGGTCGGCTGGGCCGTCGGCATGAAGTTCACGGACGGGTTCACCCGGCTGTGGCCGAGTGTGTTCACCGGTGCGGGCATCGTGGCGAGCATGCTGCTGCTGTCGTACGCGGCCCGGAGCCTGCCGATCGGTACGGCGTACGGGGTGTGGGTGGGCATCGGTGCGGCGGGCGCGGCGGTGCTGGGCATGGCGGTGCTGGGTGAGCCGGTGACGGCGTCCCGGATCTTCTTCATCGTGCTGCTGCTGGTGGCGGTGGTGGGGCTGAAGGCGACGTCCGGCCACTGA
- a CDS encoding DUF3618 domain-containing protein, protein MQEARTPAQIEADIVRRREQLAETLDEIGVRMHPKTIVGDAKARVASTVDETAGRAVVAANRLWTDVRDGLRYEDGTPRIERLVPVALVAVGVIGLLVVSARRRR, encoded by the coding sequence GTGCAGGAAGCCAGGACCCCCGCACAGATCGAGGCGGACATCGTCCGCCGCCGCGAGCAGCTCGCCGAGACGCTCGACGAGATCGGTGTGCGCATGCACCCGAAGACGATCGTCGGGGACGCGAAGGCCAGGGTCGCCTCCACGGTCGACGAGACGGCCGGGCGGGCCGTCGTGGCGGCGAACCGCCTGTGGACGGACGTCAGGGACGGCCTGCGGTACGAGGACGGCACCCCGCGCATCGAGCGGCTGGTGCCGGTCGCGCTGGTGGCCGTGGGCGTGATCGGCCTGCTGGTGGTGTCGGCGCGCCGCCGCCGCTGA
- a CDS encoding GNAT family N-acetyltransferase, whose protein sequence is MICYGEAVLDLVDELVDAYAEVFSAPPWNEDAETIRRFGPRLRADSRRHGFRTALAQSEAGVDGFATAWLTPADFPAGRAYGHVAAQLGPARVRRLLTGALEVDELAVRPFARGRGTGRALLAEITADAPDGRAWLLTSRVATDTVATYRRLGWHEVAPLPGAPERTAVVVFLAPHHPGAAGP, encoded by the coding sequence GTGATCTGTTACGGAGAGGCCGTCCTCGACCTCGTCGACGAATTGGTCGACGCGTACGCGGAGGTGTTCTCCGCCCCGCCGTGGAACGAGGACGCAGAAACCATTCGCCGCTTCGGTCCGCGCCTGCGCGCGGACAGCCGACGCCACGGCTTCCGTACGGCGCTCGCCCAGTCCGAGGCGGGCGTCGACGGCTTCGCCACGGCCTGGCTGACCCCGGCGGACTTCCCCGCAGGCCGCGCGTACGGGCACGTCGCCGCCCAGCTCGGCCCGGCCCGCGTCCGCCGGCTGCTGACGGGCGCGCTGGAGGTCGACGAGCTCGCCGTACGCCCCTTCGCGCGCGGCCGCGGCACCGGCCGCGCCCTCCTCGCCGAGATCACCGCCGATGCCCCGGACGGCCGCGCCTGGCTGCTGACCTCCCGCGTCGCCACCGACACGGTGGCCACGTACCGCCGCCTGGGCTGGCACGAGGTGGCCCCGCTGCCGGGGGCGCCGGAGCGCACCGCGGTCGTCGTCTTCCTGGCGCCGCACCACCCGGGCGCCGCCGGGCCGTGA